The DNA sequence AGGAACTGGGCGAGGCGCTCGACGTCAACGACGGACCCACCGCCATCCGGTTCCCCAAAGGCGATGTGGGAGAAGACATCCCGGCCTTGCGCCGGCACCGCGGCGTCGACGTGCTGGCCGAACCGGCCGACGGCCTCTCCGAGGACGTGCTGCTGGTCGCGGTCGGACCGTTCGCGTCGATGGCACTGACGGTCGCCGAACACCTGCGCAAGCAGGGCATCGGGGTCACCGTCGTCGATCCGCGCTGGGTGCTGCCCGTGCCCGGCGTGCTCGGCGAGCTGGCGGCCGCGCACAAGCTGGTGGTCACCGTCGAGGACAACGGCCTGCACGGCGGGATCGGGTCGTCGGTCTCGGCGGCCCTGCGTCGCGCCGACGTCGACGTCCCCTGCCGCGATCTCGGTCTGCCGCAACAGTTCTTCGACCACGCCTCGCGGGGTGAAGTGCTCGCCGACGTCGGTCTGACCGACCGCAACATCGCCAGGCAGATCACCGGTTGGGTGGCCGCGCTCGGCGCCACGCCGGCCGACGACGAGGTCAGCGAGCGACTGGACTGACGGTCGGCCTGCGCCCGCCGAGCGGGACGCGGGCCACCTCGTGCAACTCCGATGTGGCGTCGGGCTGCTCGAACAGCACCTCGGCCTTGCGGCCTGAAAGCTCAAGTGTGGCAATGGTGTTGCCGAACACCGGGCCGGCCGTGTTGGTCCAGCTCACGGTCAGCTCGGGGGAGCCGTGCCTGCGCGCCCAGCGCCGCAGGATCGGCGCCAGCCGCCGCGACCAGCCGAGTTTGAAGGCCGGTTTGACGTAGGCGGGCACGTAGTTGTGCACCGGGGAGCACACCAGCTGGTGCACGGTCGCCGCGTCGTCGCCGACGCCGGACAGCGCGGCCTTCGCGGCGTAACTGTGGTGCACGTCGCCGCTGAGTACCGTGACGGTCGCCGGACCTTCCGGATGCGTCGCGGCCCGGCGGATCATCGTGGTCAACCGCAGGAACGATTTGACGAACGCCGGCCAGTGCTCGAGATCGGCGGCCTGGCGGACCTTTTCGGCCGGCACACCGCGCCAGCCCGGTCGGTCGGCGGCGATCTCGTTGACGGTCTGCAGATCGGACAGCACCGGCGGCATCAGCCACGGCACCGACGATCCCAGCACCAGGTGGTCGACGTGCTCGATCCCCTCGGCGGCCTGCGCCTCCAGCCAGGCGAACTCCCGCTCGCCGATCATCATCCGCTCACCGGATTCGAGGATGCGGCCGTTGCGGGTGTCCATCATGATGAACCGGCTGCGGCCCATGTCCCAGCGGTAGCTGAAGCGCACGCCCTTGTTGGCGTCCACCTCGGCGTCCGCGCGGTCGGCGATCTCGACCAGGACCGGCCACACGTCACCGTCGACGCTGCGCATCCTGCGGTAGTCCTCGTCGGCCGCGAGCTCGTCCGGGCTGAGGTTGCCCAGGTGCTGGTACACCCAGTACGACGCCAGACCGGCTCGGATACGGTCCCGCCACCACGGTTGCTCGTGCATCTCGGCCCGCCACGCCGCCGAGGTGTTCCAGTCGTCGCGGATGTCGTGGTCGTCGAAGATCATCGCCGTCGGTACCGTCGACATGATCCACCGGATCTCCGGGTCCGACCACGAATGCCGGTAGAGCCCCTCGTACTCGCCGAAGCTGACCACCTCGTCGGGCGGGCGCTGTCCGTGTTTGCGGCTGCGCCTGCGCCGTCCGGTGAGATGCCTGCGCGCCTCGGGGGTCAGTTCGTCGGCGTAGACCTGGTCGCCGAGCAGGATCAGCAGATCCGGCCATTCGCTGACCGGCAGGCGCGCCATGCGGTCGGCGTAGCGGTCGAGTGCGTCGGCGCCGAGTTTGTCGTCGATCTCCTCGACGCCGGTCTTGGGGTAGCGGCACGAACCGAACACCGCCCGCAGCCGTTCGTTGCTGCCGCGTCCGCGGGTGCGAATCACGCTGGGTGGGAAGGGACTGTCGGGCAGTGGCCACACCGGTTCGCCATCGATGTGCACCTGGTACTCGGTCGTGGAGTCGGGTGACAGGCCGGTGACGGTGACGAGCGCGTAGTGATGTTCTTGAACTTGGAAAGTTCTTGCGCTGCAACCGAGTACGGTCACCTCAGCGGGACGGTCGGTCTGCACCCATACCACGGCGGTGGTCTCGCCGACGTGCCGCAGGGCCGGCCCCAGGAGCAGGCTCGTCTCGTCGGGGGAGCTGGTCGGCTCTACCGTGGTATCCACCCCTCCGCCGTTCCCGGTTCGTCAATCACTCAAACGCGAACCCTACTCGGCCGACGTGGGGGCGAGCGCAGCCGTCAGCACCGGCACCACCAGATCGCGCTGCCACGGGCGCACCGCGGCCGCCGCGAGGAAGTCCTCCACCGCGGCGGCGATGTCGGCGGTGCCGCTGACGGGCTGCCAATCCCAGCACAACCGTCGCACCACCTCGGGGGTGACGAGGTTCTCGGCGGGCACCGACACCCGCTCGGAGAGCGCCGACAGCCCGGCGCGGGCGGCCTCCAGACGCGCGGCCGCCTGGGGTTTGCGCCGCGCCCAGCGCGACGGCGGCGGGGGGCCGTTGGCGGGTTCGGTCGAATCGGGCGGATCGGACGTGTGGCGGGCGCGGTCGAGCGCGTCGAGCCACACCTGCGCGCTGCGGCGCTGCCTGGCGCCGCCGAACACCGGCAACGCCGTCAGCTTCTCGATGGTGTCCGGGTCGGCGGTGGCGGCGTTGATGATCGCGGCGTCGGGCAGGATCCGGCCAGGGGCGATGTCGCGCCTGCGGGCGATGTGGTCGCGGGTCGTCCACAGTTCGCGCACCGCGGCCAGCGCGCGCGGATCGCGCACCTTGTGGATGCCGGAGGTGCGGCGCCACCGGTCACGCCGCGTGGGTGCCGCCTCATAGGTGCGGAGGTGTTCGAATTCCTGTGCGGCCCAATCCGTTTTGCCCTGGTCGTCGAGTACCGCGGCGACGGCGTCGCGCAGTTCGAGCAGCACCTCCACGTCGAGCGCGGCGTAGTTGAGCCAGTCGGCGGGCAGCGGGCGCTTGGACCAGTCCGCGGCGCCGTGGCCCTTCATCAGCTGCAGGCCGAGCAGTTCGGACACCATCGTGGCGAGGTTGACCCGGGCGAAGCCCGCGAGCCGGCCGGCCAGTTCGGTGTCGTAGAGCTTCGGCGGGCGCATCCCGAGTTCGGCCAGGCACGGCAGGTCCTGGTCGGCGGCATGCAGCACCCACTCGTCGGTGTCGAGGACGTCGGCGATCGGCGCCATCACCATCGTCGGGTCCTCGCCGTGGTTGACCGGGTCGATCAGCACCGTGCCGGCCCCTTCCCGGCGGATCTGCACCAGGTACGCCCGGTTGGAGTACCGGAAGCCCGACGCCCGCTCGGCGTCGATCGCGAACGGGCCGTGTCCGGCGGCGAGCAGTTCGGCGGCGGCGAGGATCTCGTCGGTGGTGACGGCGAGGTCGGGCACCCCGTCGGCCGGCGCGAGCAACGGGATGGCCGCCGATTCGGCGCCGGCGTCCGACGCCTCGGGGCCCTCGGGTTCGGTGGGTGGTGGTTCGCTCATCTACGCGCGGGTGCGGGAGCTGAGATCGGTCACCCCGGTGGGCGGCAGTCCGGCGGCGTGCTCGAGCACCTCGCAGAAGGCCTCCACGTGCGGGCCGAGCTCGAGCGTGACGGCCGTCCACGACGCGCGCAGCTCCAGCTGATGGGCCCGCGGCGGGCCGGAGATGTCGCCGTAGCGCACCGACGTGGTCGCGGTGACGGTACCGCCGAGGGCGGTCACCTGGTCGGCCCTGGACTCCAGCGCCTCCACCAGCCAACTCCACGCCACCTCGGGCAGCAGCGGGTCGACGGCCTCGCTGGAATCGAGATCAGCCTGGATGAACGCCACCAGACGCATGGTGCCATCCCATGCTTCGGCGCCCTCGGGGTCGTGGAGCAGGATGAGCCGCCCGAACGCGTCACCTTCGGACCGCTCGGGCACGATCGCGGTCTCGGGATGGCGGATCTCGGCGCCCAGGGCGTAGCTGTAGGGCGCCAGCCGCTGCGGTGGGCGTATCGGGCCGAGCTCGATCTCCGGCCGTACGGTGGTGGCATTCATCGCCGCCACCGCAGCACGGAACTGAGCCGGTTCGGCGGTGGTCACGCGGGTGACGCTAGACCATTCGGTCCCCGGCGCACGCAGGCGCGCCGAACCGACTCACGATGGTGACCCGGGTGCGGTGCGGTGACCGTCGGCGGCGTTCGCGGGCGGGGGCGCCGGCCGTGGCAGCATTGACGGTGATGAACACCCGCCGTGAACTGCCCGACTCGCCCTACCTAGCCGCCGCCCGCGGTCGCAAACACGCCCGGGTGCCGGTGTGGTTCATGCGGCAGGCCGGGCGGTCACTGCCCGAGTACCGGGCCCTGCGGGCGCGCAACACCATGATGCAGGCCTGCTTCGACGCCGAGCTGATCACCGAGATCACCCTGCAGCCGGTCCGCAGGCACGGGGTCGACGCGGCGATCCTGTTCTCCGACATCGTGGTCCCGCTGCGCGCATCCGGCATCGCGCTCGACATCGTCCCCGACGTCGGCCCGGTGATCGAGCATCCGGTCCGCACCGCCGGCGACGTGGCCGCGATCCGGCCGCTCGAGCGGCAGACGATCGCGCCCGTCGAACAGGCGGTGACCATGCTGACCTCGGCGCTCGGCGACGTTCCGCTGATCGGCTTCGCCGGGGCTCCGTTCACGCTCGCGTCGTATCTGGTGGAGGGCGGCCCGAGCAAGCACCACGAGCACACCAAGGCCATGATGCTCGGCGCGCCCGATGTCTGGCACGCCCTGATGTCGGCGCTGACCGACGTGACGATCGCGTTCCTGCAGGCACAGGTGGACGCGGGGGTGGACGCGCTGCAGGTCTTCGATTCGTGGGCCGGCACGCTGTCGCTGGCCGACTACCGCAGCTACGTGATGCCGCACAGCGCCCGCGTCTTCGAGGCGCTCGCCCCGGCCGGGGTGCCGATGACGCACTTCGGCGTGGGCACCGCCGAGCTGCTCGGCGCCATGAGTGAGGCGGTCGCCGCGGCGGGGACACCCGGTGTGGTGGGTGTGGACTGGCGCACCTCGCTGACCGACGCCGCGGCGCGGATCGAACGCGGCAGCGCCCTGCAGGGCAATCTCGACCCGGTGGTGCTGCTCGCCGGCTGGCCGGTCGTGGAACCGGCGGTGCGGGCGGTGGTCGAGGACGGGCGCCGCGCCGTCGATGCCGGCGCGGCGGGGCACGTGTTCAACCTCGGCCACGGCGTGCTGCCCGCGACCGACCCCGGCATCGTGACCGCCACGGTGGACCTGGTGCATTCGTTGTGAGTGCCACGTACTGCGTTGTCGGGGGCGGCATCTCGGGCCTGGCGGCGGCCTACCGGCTGCGGGTGACCGCCGGGCCCGGCGCCACCATCACGCTGTTCGACCCCGCCGACCGGCTCGGCGGGGTGCTGCGCACCGAACGCGTGGGCGGACAGTGGCTCGACGTCGGTGCGGAGGCGTTCGTGGCGCGCCGGCCCGAAGTGCCCGCACTGCTGGCCGAACTCGGCCTGGCCGACCGCCAGATCGGCACCACCGGCGTCCGCCCGCTGATCTACAGCCAGGCCCGGCTGCACCCGATGCCCCAGCACACCCTGCAGGGCATCCCGTCCGGGGCGCTGCCGATGGCGGGACTGGTCGACGACGCGACGATCGCGCGGATCACCGACGAACCCATGCGGTCGCTGCGCTGGCGGCCCGGCGCCGACCCGTGCGTGGCCGAACTGGTCGCCGACCGCTTCGGCGACCAGGTGGTGGCGCGATCGGTCGACCCGCTGCTCGGTGGCGTCTACGCCGGATCCGCGGCCTCCATCGGGCTGCGCGCGGCCGTCCCGACCCTGGCCGCCGCGCTGGACCGCGGCGCGCGCAACCTCACCGAGGCGGTGCGCGAGGCGCTGCCGCCGCCGTCACCGGTTCCGGTGTTCGGTGCGGTCGACGGCGGCTACACCGTCCTGCTCGAGGCGCTGCGCAGGCAGGCGGGGATCCACTGGGCCCAGGTCGCCGTCCAACGCGTCGATCGCACCGGCCGCGGCGTCGAACTGCTCGACGACGAGGGCAACCGCTGGCCGGCCGACGCCGTCGTGCTCGCGGTGCCCGCACCCCGGCTGCCCGCCCTGGTCGGGCACCTCGCCCCGCGCACCGCGGCCGCCGCCCGGCGCATCCCGGTGGCGTCGGCGGCGGTGGTGGCGCTGGCGCTGCCCGGCGGCACGCCGCTGCCGCAACAGTCCGGTGTGCTGGTGGCCAGCGAGGAACGTCAGGGCCGGTTGCGGGCCAAGGCGATCACTTTGTCGTCGCGAAAGTGGGGGCAGCGGGGGAACGTCGAACTGGTCCGGCTGTCCTACGGACGGTTCGGTGACGACCTGGCGCGCAGCGCCGGCGACGACGACCTGCTGGCGTGGGCCGCCGCCGACCTGGCGACGGTGTTCGGCGTCGACGCCGAACCCGTCGACAGCCACGTGCAGCGGTGGATCGACGCGATGCCGCAGTACGGTCCCGGCCACGCCACACTGGTCGCCCAACTGCGGGCCGGACTGCCCCGCGAGGTCGCCGTCGCGGGCGGCTATCTGGACGGCATCGGGGTGCCCGCGTGTGTGGCCTCGGCGGCCAGGGCGGTGGCGTCGCTGACCACCGCCGGCGTGGCACGATAGGACCATGGCCAAGCTCGACTTCGACGCACTCAACTCCACCATCCGCTATCTGATGTTCTCGGTGTTCTCGGTACGGCCGGGGGAGCTGGGCTACGACGAACAGGCGCGCTCGGCCGTCGTCGACGAGACCGCGACCTTCCTCAAACAGCAGGAGGAACGCGGCGTCGTGGTGCGGGGGCTCTACGACATCGCCGGGATGCGCGCCGACGCCGACTTCATGATGTGGACCCACGCCGACAACGTCGAGGCGCTGCAGGCCACCTACTCCGACTTCCGGCGCACCACCACACTCGGCCGCGCCAGCGCACCGGTGTGGAGCAACGTCGCGCTGCACCGCCCCGCCGAGTTCAACAAGAGCCACATCCCGGCGTTCCTCGCCGGCGAGGAGCCGGGCAACTACATCTGCGTCTACCCGTTCGTGCGGTCGCTGGAGTGGTACCTGCTGCCCGACGAGGAGCGCAGGCGGATGCTCAGCGAACACGGGATGGCGGCACGCGGTTACAAAGACGTCCGCGCCAACACCGTGCCGGCGTTCGCGCTGGGCGACTACGAGTGGATCCTGGCGTTCGAAGCACCCGAACTGCACCGCATCGTCGACCTGATGCGGGATCTGCGCGCCACCGACGCACGGCGCCACGTCCGGGAGGAGACCCCGTTCTTCACCGGCCCGCGCGTCGGCGTCGAGGAGCTCGTCACGCGGTTGCCGTAAGCGTTGCCGGACCTCACCGTTTCGTTTCCCGGTTAGCGTCTACGGTCCGCGGCCCATTTGCTAGCCTCGGCGCAGTGCCCGCCGGTGGGGGAGCTGTGGGGCACACTCGAGCGGCGTGGAGGCGGTGTCGAGCATGCGCGCGAAGCCCCGCGAACTGGCCGTCATCGCCGGGTCCGTGGTGCTGGCGGTGGTGCTGGCGATCTGGCTGGTCCGCGGTCTGCCCGGAGTCGACTTGGCCGACAACTTCGGCGTCGCCGTTTTCGCGGGATATGCGGTGGTGTGCGCTGCCGTGGCCGCCCGCTCCGCGTCCGGGCGGCTGCGCGGCGTCTGGATCTGCTTCGCCGTCGCGCTCGTCGGCTGGACGGCAGGGGAGCTGGTCTACGCCTACCTGGATCTCGTGCTGCACCGCGCGAGGTTCCCGTCACCGGCCGATCTGGGCTTCCTGTTGTTCCCGATCCTCAGCTGTGTGGCGTTGGTGCAGTGGCCCATCGGCGCCGCCGGACAGTCCCGTCTGCGCCTCGTCCTCGACGGCGTCATCTTCGCGCTGTCGCTGTTCCTGCTGGCATGGGTACTGGCGCTGCACAGCGTGTACGAGAACTTCCGAGAGGACAAGCTGGTCGTCAGCTTGGCGCTGGCGTACCCGTTGCTCGCCCTCGTGGTGCTCGCGATCGCGGGGCTGGTCCTCGTCCGCGCGGGACCCCGCCGACGCCTTCCGCTGGTCCTGCTCACCGCCGCCTTCACGGTCATCGCCCTGTCCGACGTCGCATTCGCCTGGGCCACCGCGAACGGCTCCTATGCCGCCGTTCTGCCCATCGACCTGGGCTGGGTGGCTGGAATGGTCCTCTTCGGTGCGGCATCCCTTTCCAGCCGGAGGGCGCCCGCCACGGCGGACATCGCCCCTCAGGTCCCGACCAGCATCTCCCTGTGGCTGCCCTACCTGCCGCTGTTGATCGGCGGCAGCGTCGCGACGGTGGTGGTGCTCGACGGCGTGCTGGCGGTGACGGTGATCATCGTCATTGTCGCCATCTGCCTGCGCCAGTTCGTGGCGTCGTGGGAGAACCGCAGGCTGCTGCACATGGTGGCCGACCAGGCCCTGCGCGATCCGCTGACCGGTCTGGCGAACGTCGCGCTGTTCAACGACCGGCTGGCGCACGCCATGCAGTTGCGGGACCGCGATGGCCGCGCCGTCGCCGTGCTCTCGCTTGACCTCAACGACTTCAAGGTGGTCAACGACACCTTGGGGCACGCTGCGGGTAACGAACTGCTGACCCGGGTGGCGGATCGGCTCGCCGCGTGTGTGCGGCCCGCCGACACCGTGGCCCGGATCGGCGGCGACGAGTTCGCCGTCCTCATCGAGGACCACGTCGACCACTCCCTCGAGATCGCCCACCGCATCGTGGAGGCGTTCGACTCCCCGTTCGGCGTCGACGGCCAGAGTCTGCTGATGCGTCCGAGTGTGGGTCTGGCGGTCGCGGCGCCGGACGACGCTCCCGACCCGCAGGGGAAGCAGTTGTTCAAACACGCCGACGCGGCGATGTACGCGGCCAAGCGGTCCCGCACCGAGGGCGTGCACGTGTTCACCCCGGAGATGACGCTCGTCTACCCCGAGCACTCCGGGCCGCTGCAGGTGGCCCACCAGGGGGTCAGGGGTGGAGGTGTGGCGGCGGTGCGGCTGCTCGGCGAGTTGCGTCAGGCCATCGACCGCCAGGAGCTGGCGGTGGTGTACCAGCCGAAGTACCACCTGGCGACGTCGGAGTTGGCGGGTGTGGAGGCGTTGGTGCGGTGGCCGCATCCGACCCGCGGAGTCCTCGGCCCGGACGACTTCCTCCCGATGGTGCGCAGGCACGGGCTCATGACCGCGGTGACCGAACTGGTGCTCGGCAAGGCGCTCGACGACGCCGCCGAATGGCTGGCCCGCGGTACGCCGGTCCCCGTCGCGGTCAATCTTTTCGCGGCCACCATGGCCGACGCCGAGCTGCCCGGGCGGATCGTGGCCGCGCTCACCTCACGCGGTCTGCCGGCCGCGATGCTGACCGTCGAGATCACCGAGGACCTGATCCTGCCTGACCTGAAGCAGACCTGCGCGGTGCTGCGCGAGCTGCGCAGGCACGGCGTGCGGGTGGCCATCGACGACTTCGGCAGCGGCTATTCGGCGCTGAGCTATCTGCGCGAACTGCCGATCGACGAGGTGAAACTGGATCGCCGGTTCATCGGGCCCGTGATCTGGGACCCACGCGCCGGGGAGGTGGTGCGTGCGGTGGTGACGCTCGCGCAGACCCTCGGCCTGACGACGGTGGCCGAAGGCGTTGAGAACGCCGAGACCGCCGATCGGCTCCGGGCATACCGGTGCGACGTCGCGCAGGGGTTCCACTACAGCCCGCCGCTGAGCGCGCCGGCGATGGCGACGCTGCTCGGCGAGGAGACTATTCGGCCGCCGGCACCAGCTTCAGTGAGATGGAGTTGATGCAGTACCGCTGATCGGTCGGCGTCGGATAACCCTCGCCCTCGAACACGTGGCCCAGATGGCTGTGGCAGTTCGCGCACAGCACCTCGACCCGACGCATGCCGAGTGAGTCGTCGGGCCGCAGGATCACCGCGTCGGAGTCGGCGGGATCGAAGAACGACGGCCAGCCGCAGTGCGATTCGAACTTCTCGGTGCTGCGGAACAGCTCGGCGCCGCACGCCCGGCACAGGTAGACGCCCTCGGTCTTGGTGTCGGTGTACTCACCGGTGAACGGCCGCTCGGTGCCGGCGCGGCGCAGGACCGCGAATTCCTCGGGGGTGAGCTTCTGACGCCACTCGTCGTCGGTCAGTTGCACCTTGGGAGCAGTCATGACCCCAAGTTACTACGCCGTCGGCGTGGCCCGCGTGGCCTGCGGAGACGCTTCGGCGGGCGTCAGCCACGGTGGGTCGATACCCCGGTCGAGGCGGCCGTCGGCCTTGGCGTCGAGGTAGCGGAAGTACAGCACCGAGAACACCACCACCATGAGCAGTCCCCACCCGGCCGTGAACCGCAGGTACTCGAGGAACCGCCCCGTCGTCAGCCAGTGGACCAGCAGCCACTTGTCGATCGCCATGAACCCGTAGATCGCCAGCCACGCCGGCCAGTTGCGCAGCACCGAGTTGGGCAGCACGACCGTCATGAGGAACGGGAACAGCATCATCGAGTAGTAGCCCTGGCCCAGCGACAGCACGAGGAACGACGTGGTGAGCAGCACACCCGAGGACGTCAGCATCCAGAACAGCGGGTCGCGGGTGCGGTAGTAGCGGTACAGCAGCACCAGGCTGCCGATCGCGATCAGCACGAACGTCAGGCGCAGCAGCAGGATCAGCCACATCGGCAGCCCGTAGTAGATGCCGTTGCCCTGGATGGAGCTGTTGAAGTAATCCCGCGTGGACAGGATGTAGGGGATCGTGCGCCGCACGAAGTTCATCGGGTCGCTCACCAACGGCCACGCGACGATGTTGAACGCCAACGGAACACCGAACGCCGTGACCAGCGGACGCCACTGGCGGTTGAGCAGCGGCAGCAGAAGCAGCGGCGCCAGTGAGGGTTTGACCACCAGGGTGAGTCCGATGGCCACGCCGGCCCACCACTGGCGGCTGGTCCTGCCGTCGAGCAGCCAGCGGAAGAACAACACCTCCATCAGCAGCAGGCAGCCGTTGATGTTGGTGAACACCAGTGTGTTGGTGACCGATTCGGTGCAGAACATCGCCAGCAGCAGCGCGGGCGCGGCGACCGAGGCCAGCGTGAACTTGAACAGCCGCAGCAGGAAGTACGCGGCCAGCAGGATCGCGACGGTGTTGAAGAAGATGAACCAGTACCGCGACGCGTCGACGGGCAGGTATCCGAACGGCGCCAGCAGCAGGGTGCCGCCGGGCGGGTACAGGTAGTGCGGGTCGACGTGGTCGAAGTGCTCGTTGTAGATGTCCCAGCCGAGCTTGAAGTTGACCACCGCGCGGTACACCGGTCCGAAGTCGTCGGTGATGTAGCCGTTGGTGGCCAGCACGAAGCTGCGATGGATGATCGACATGACGGCCAACGGCCACAGCACCGAGCGCAGCACCGTCGCCGTATCCGGCGGGGACGTGCGCGGTCGGAAAGCGTTCAGGAGGCCGGTGCGAAGAGTGTCTGCTGCCGCCACGGTGCGAACCGTACACCGGCGCGCATGGCGGCAGACGTCAGGCCGGACAGTACGTGTCGGTCTCCGGCGGGGCACCGTCGCCCAGGTAGTCCACCACCGGAGTCAGCGCGCACGGCGAGTACACGCTCGCTCCGTGCCCGATGCCCTGCCACATCACCCGCTTGTTGGACGCCCCCGCGTTGAGGATGGTGGCCGCGACCGCGGCGACGCCCTCGTTGCCGACGATGGGGTCGTTCTGGACGCCCAGCAGCAGCACCGGCACCGGCAGATCCTTCGGTTCGGCGGGGGCCTGACCGCTCGGCCAGTTCAGGCATGTGACCAGGTCGAGTGCGCCGACGACCCCGAACTGCGGATACTGCTTGCCCCAGGCGACCACCAGTTCGCGGACCCGGTCGGGGGTCGGGCGGTTCAGCGCGTCGCTGCAGGAGTTGACGAACTGCCCGTCGGTCTGGCGCAGCGCTTCGGCCTCGCTGATCATCGCGGTGAGCCGTGTGCCGTCGCCGGAGGCGGCGCCGGCCAGTGCCGCGCCGAGGTCGTTGGTGGCCGCGACACCGTCGCCGCGCGGGAAGGCCAGCGCCGTGGAGATCGCCTCGGCGACGGCGGCGACCGACGCCCCGCCGGGGCCGTTGCCGTCGCGTGCGGCGCCCAGCACCCGGTCGACGACACCTTTCGGGTCGGGCGCCGCCGGGCAGCCGATCGCCACACACTGGGCGGCCCAGGCGTCGAGTGCGGCTTGTTCGCCCCGCACCCGTTGTTCGGCGGCGGCCTCCGCGCCGATCGCCAGCGGGAGCGGTGAGTCGAGTACGAGCCGCGCGACCTTGTTGGGGTGTGACCCGGCGTAGGCGAGGGCCACCTGGGCGCCGTTGCC is a window from the Mycolicibacterium litorale genome containing:
- the aftC gene encoding arabinofuranan 3-O-arabinosyltransferase; translated protein: MAAADTLRTGLLNAFRPRTSPPDTATVLRSVLWPLAVMSIIHRSFVLATNGYITDDFGPVYRAVVNFKLGWDIYNEHFDHVDPHYLYPPGGTLLLAPFGYLPVDASRYWFIFFNTVAILLAAYFLLRLFKFTLASVAAPALLLAMFCTESVTNTLVFTNINGCLLLMEVLFFRWLLDGRTSRQWWAGVAIGLTLVVKPSLAPLLLLPLLNRQWRPLVTAFGVPLAFNIVAWPLVSDPMNFVRRTIPYILSTRDYFNSSIQGNGIYYGLPMWLILLLRLTFVLIAIGSLVLLYRYYRTRDPLFWMLTSSGVLLTTSFLVLSLGQGYYSMMLFPFLMTVVLPNSVLRNWPAWLAIYGFMAIDKWLLVHWLTTGRFLEYLRFTAGWGLLMVVVFSVLYFRYLDAKADGRLDRGIDPPWLTPAEASPQATRATPTA
- a CDS encoding alpha/beta hydrolase, translated to MRRHSPLLRALSLSTVALVLAGCAPGLAANPRFATDNGARPQGQPETTQEKAGPPGIEAPKNDLSWRNCTDEVFGDAAVDPVPGVTLDCASYDADLDPIDGATGTVTIGVVRATSSRTPPDAGPVVMTTGSDQPSSVQLPVWLARSQALLDTHPVVAVDRRGIGMSGALECRDLYDRQEMIEQAQFAYGDDPVANLGAITMTATTSCTDTIAPGDSAYDNAHAAEDLERLRSTWDVPALALVGIGNGAQVALAYAGSHPNKVARLVLDSPLPLAIGAEAAAEQRVRGEQAALDAWAAQCVAIGCPAAPDPKGVVDRVLGAARDGNGPGGASVAAVAEAISTALAFPRGDGVAATNDLGAALAGAASGDGTRLTAMISEAEALRQTDGQFVNSCSDALNRPTPDRVRELVVAWGKQYPQFGVVGALDLVTCLNWPSGQAPAEPKDLPVPVLLLGVQNDPIVGNEGVAAVAATILNAGASNKRVMWQGIGHGASVYSPCALTPVVDYLGDGAPPETDTYCPA